TAGCATCTCCAATCCTGACCCTAAGGAAGAAAATCGTCCAGTGAGTGACTATGTAGATGAAGAAGGACAATGAAAAATCAGAGAGTTAAATATTCTCTTACCTGACAGTGTCATTAATAAAATTCGAAGCACTCCCCCTCCTTTAAAAAAAGATGGCAGGAATGTTCTCTTTTGGTGACCCAATCCTAAAGGTGAGTTTACTATCAAACCTACCTATCAATTTCTTTCCCATTGCGACCACGACTCAAATCGAATATGGAAATTGATTTGGAATTGAAAAGTGTTACAAAGGGCGAAGGTGTTAATCTCCCAAAGAGACcactctaattttatttattgatagaAGTGGAATTTCTTTTTTCTGTTAATCTGTTTTGTTTCTAATTCTAACCTTAGGGCCTCGAGTGtactaaaaaaaaagatttgtaTCATGTGCCGAAGAAATTTGACTCAAAACAAAAAAGAACTGGAAGAAAATACATATGTTTAAAATCACAATATAGGAGATGCTCAATCATTAGGTAAACACCTACCATTACATAAAACGTGACCAATTAAAAGTATATGATTAGTATCAACtatcaattaaaaatacaaagtatatgaaataataataataataataataataataataataataataataataataataatatacgaactggtagtagtagtaataataataataaaagaaaataaaaattattatttaaaatgttaaaGAATTGGAAGTAATTTAAAAAgtctaaaatattttcttaaattaaaaattttaaatttaattacaaaagacTAATAATATTATAGTTTATTTCAAATGACTATAAAATCCTTTTTACGATAAAGTTATTTAATTgtattgaaaaataaagatttaaataaatttaataaataaaggtACATAAATAGTatatcaaataaataagaaTATGAAGTTATTAgagattaaattattatattttttattattttatatatttttatattgagAAATGATTGAACAATAACTGGTGAAAGCTTCAAATGGGAGAGATAAAGAAAAATGGCATCGTTTTGAGTTAAATCCTACTAGTAACCAAAATGGCATCGTTTTGATATATGCTGATTTGAAAAATTGCGATTAACTAATTGACAGAGGGACAACCGCAAttgattttaaatcttttagagattaatttaattaaaaaaatcattcgaAAATGAAATTGATCATCGATCCATCTTTCAAGAAATAATTTGACCATTAAATCTTATTTCTTGAAAggtattttatctttttcactaacacctcttcttctctttttatttttttgttttaccctaataaaaaaaataataagaggAGAAAAATTATTCTTACATTATCAATTAATTGTATATtaatattttgacaaaaaatcaTACTCTATTTTCATGTTAAAATCACTTATACTTTAGGTTAATTGGTATTTTGATTACTATCATATTTTATGTTGGGATTATTTTTGCATTATTTATAGGTAGTTGATTAGTATTTTAACTATTAGTCAAACTCTAATACTCTTGTAAATTCAATTAGTATTAAATAAGTGTTTTAATCTAAAAAACTATAATCAACTTGACAATGAACTGTATAGTATTTTTGTCAAAAACAAATCTTTGTTAGGAACAATCTTCTACCGTTAATAAGTGAAATAGATATATTGTAATAAATTAGTCACAATATTAATCTAAATTTATCTATAACGGTATATTATCGttgataaaatttaattatgaaaagTATATTAAAAACTGACGATCATTATTTATCAATGTTTCTAAAACCTATGTTAAATATACTCTGCTTCAAGATTTATTCTTATTTGCTAATCTTAAACCTATGTTCCATGTAGTTATTCATTTCTAGTGCGAatcttgaaaaaatatttttggacgGCAAATATCATATAATGCCATCTAAATTAAAACTACAAAGAAAATCTGCATACAATTAGTTTTTTGCATACCTTTTGAATATAATTTTAGAGGTGACAAATCtaatgtgaaaaaaaaagaaattcacAATTTAATTTGATCAAATAAGAGAGAGCAAGAGTTGGTGTctaaataattttgttaatgTCTAAATAATGGATTACTAACTAATACAACACTACATACAAAATATTGGTTGGAAATTTGGAATAGCAGTTGCAATCAATGATGTGTTGTAAATTGAAGCTCCAAAATCCAAGATTATCTTAATCTTATTTCCAAATCCATATCTATGAAAAGAAATTACTCAAAAGAAAAACATGTGGGTAAGCTGCTACTGCAAAATCAAATAATGGACATTGCTATAGCAGGTAGTATCCCAAGTGGCTTCTGCTTCAGAGGTTCGAAACTCGAGCAGTTGTTCGTGGCAAGGAACGAGCTGTCTGGGAAGTTTCCATTGGAGATACTCAACTGCTCCTCGATTCAACAGTTAGATCTTTCGGATAATCGCTTCAACAGAGAACTTCCATCCGATTTGGACAAACTACAGAACCTCATAGATCTTGTGTTGAATAACAACAGTTTCACCAGTTCTCTGCCTCAAGAAATCGGAAATATTAGTAGTACCTTACAAGGTCTTTTCTTGTTTGGCAACTTCTTCACAGGAAGAATTCCAGATGAGATTGCAAGACTTCAGAGATTGAACACCATTTACCTTTATGATAATCAGGTGAATGGACCTATACCAAAAGAGTTAAGAAACTGCACAAGCCTAAGGGAAATAGACTTCTTTGGAAACCAATTTTCTGGGAACATTCCAGAGAATATTGGTAAGCTTAAGGACTTAGTTGTTCTCCATTTAAGGCAGAATGAGTTTTCAGTTCCAATTCCTTCAAGCATGGGACACTGTAAGATGCTACAGTTGTTGGCATTAGCAGATAACACGTTTTCAGGTTCAATACCTTCCACATTCAGTTACCTTCAGAACTTAGTACCATTACCCTTTACAATAACTCATTTGAAGGACCTCTTCCTAATTCACTCTTTCTTCTCAAGAACCTAAAGATCATTAATTTCTCGCACAACAAGTTCAGTGGAAGTTTGTTTCCTCTCATTGGCTCAAATTCTCTCACTGTTTTGGACTTAACCAACAACAGCTTCTCGGGTCCAATCCCTTCTAGTCTAGCAGAGTCGTCAAACCTTGTTTGTATCCGGCTCGCGCAGAATTTCCTTACAGGATGCATTCCTTCTGAATTAGGCAAGCTTTCAGCTCTCAACTTCCTTGATCTGTCACTCAAAAATTTAACAGGGGATCTGCCACCACAACTCCCACTGTGTCATAATATCAAACACCTTCTGCTCAATAATAATAGATTCACTGGTCAAATATCTTCATGGTTGGGAAAACTGAAAGAACTTGGTGAATTAGACCTCTCATTCAATGACTTCCATGGCAAGGTACCTAATGAGATTGGTGAATGCTCAAATCTAGTTAAGCTTtctctccatcacaacaatctCTCAGGTGAAATCCTTCATGAAATTGGAAACCTCACTTCTCTCAATGTCTAGAACTTGCAAAGTAATAGCCTCTCTGGCCTCATTCCATCAGCAATTCAGCATTGCACAAAGCTTTATGAGCTAAGGCTCTCACAGAACTTCTTAACAGGCAAGTTTTATACTAAGATTCTTCTTCTATacatttttcattttcaatAACATATTATATACTCTTATGcttaacataaaatatttagtaATAACTCAAATCAGCTCCTACCAAAGTTTTAGTCAAACACTTTAGTCTTCAACAAATCAGTCTTTATATCAGATTGTTCGTCTATATAAAGGAATTGATatgacaattttaaaattttttaaaaactatcatatcttttttgaGTCTTCCAATGTATCATTTCTAAGTCCAATAGAATTTATAAATATACGAAAAAATTCCGTCAAATAGAGATATTTTCTTTCGACtgtctttttgttgttaatataatatataagaaCCACTGCTACAGAAAGTACTACATTCTTGATATTTGATTTGTCTAATTTTTTAGACAAAATTTAATGTGAGAATTAAATTGTTCGACTAAAAACTCTTAGAGAATGGATTTAGGATACTATTCTAAAATTATACTTTCTATTGTATCGTATCTAATATTTGTACATGTGTCGAGGTGACATATTAGATAATTTTACAAAGAAATCCTATCAAATATAAATCTTTTTTTGGACTATCTTTTAATTGTGAATATATAAGAACCACTATTACAAAGAATACTATATTCTTAATATCTTATTTATCTATTTGGATACTCACATCTAGATGTGTTTTTGATTTATATGTGATTTGAAGTTAGCTTAATTACTTTTGATATAAGGCATATTGGTGTAAAGCTGAATCCAGAAGAGAAAAAGTAGATGTAATGATATTTTCATATGTAAAATATTCAATTCATCATGATGAATAAGTTTCTGCTTCAAATCTTATATTCGAATTAATTAATGGTTTATTTGATAACCTAATCTCAATATAATTGACATTTACCCGTGTTAAATATGGTGTTACATAGCACTTGGATCTGAATTTTTGCAGAAATTGCACTGGCAGTTCTGTAAAATCAAACTCGTCtaaaacataaattattatatagCATTTCATGATAAATACATATTCTAACTAAAGCGAAACACGATTGGTATTCATGTCTGTATGGTTCAGTTCGATTCATAAGGAAGCTActtaaaaaaatggaaaaaacaAGGCACCACATAATGATAATAAAGTTATGGATTGAAGAGACCGTGCAGGATATTCTTCACCAAATGAAGAGGCTTAAGAGATTAtgtgtgtgtttggatttcaGTTTGCAAACGGGAGTTTACATAAAAGTGATTTTGCAAACTTgcttttgatgaaaagtaagtttgtgttaacgtgatttatgtttggtaatCTTTATGTCAAAATGGATTATAGTAAAGtaaatgttgtttggattatgctactcaaaatcacttttagatgaaaaattactaaaagagacatcaattaaaataatttttgatattattctattattttactttagatatttgaataaatcttattaattaattttataataaaattaatatttacttactaaattaaagtaacatataaaaattgacaaaatatattttaatacataaaaatactaataaatattaaattaaaaataataaaaattttataacaCCAACAATATATATCATATGACAAAGAACAaagtcaaataaaaataaaaaagacacTTTACatattaaacataaaaaacagtaaataataaaaaaaattcatatgaactaaaaaataataagaaataaaaatataaaagggaGTACTAtacattttataatattaaacaaaaaaatattttataatctattttagtgtcattagtactctttaatttagtatcatttatataaataaaaaataataaaagtatcataaaaattaatagaaataaaaatttatatcaacAATAATtgtcatataaataaaaaaataataaaaatataacaatagaaaattaaaaaaataacatcagaatactaaaaaaataatatgaaaaatatttatcatataaataaaaaaaatataaaaatcaaaatatgaaagaaagaattaaaaaaaataaaaaaaattaaaatctttaacTTAGCAGTGATGAAAAtaaatctgaaaaaaaaaactataaggAAGAACATACAGAGAACTAATGGTGAAATGAAGAAAAACATACAGAGAACTAATGGTGAAATGATGTGGTTATGTGCATCCTTTTTATAGATGAAATGAAGGGTACAGTTGGTAGATATGGAATAAATTCCTTACCTAATTCCTCCAACGGTAATTAATTTTCTTAACGTGAACGCAGAAGCTTGAATTTGTAGCGTCACGTGAACGTACGTTCAGAGGTGAAAGCACTTCTGGGTTAGGAATTTCAAAAAGTTGCCAAACATGATATTGGAACGTTCAAGACGCTCAAACGTGCTTTTCTATTCCTCAACGTGATCCCCAAACACACCCTATAGGCTTGGCTTAAATAACCGCATTTCAGATGAGCAAGTTGGAAGACCAAAGTGCGAGGGTGAAACTAAGCTTTCATGATAGATGTGATATGTCCTTCCGCCTACACCCCGAGACAAAGGACGGAGTTGGGTCATGCCATCACCGGAGCTGTCAATATTAGGAAAATCTATGCTGCCATCGTTTAAGTTACATAAAACAAACTTGCAACTAGGAGAAATCACCAGTAGAACATCATTTTTCAACATGTACACAGGCACTAATGAAAAATTTCTAGGAGGATCAAGGAGTAGTGGGTGGTGGGGGATTATGGCCAATTTAATCCAAGATTGAGGAACTCCATACTCCTTCATCATCCAGAGAGTCCAATGAGTTTTCTTAGTCTCATAACAAACAGCAAAGACAACCCCTCAAGGTAGCCAGTTGGGGAAACACACGGAGAGCATCATCTGAATCCCTACTGGGAAGGGAAATCTGACTATAAGTCTCTTTCACCAAGTCAAGGGAAAGAACTGCTACAAAACTAGTACGACTGCTGCAAAGAAGCCAATTAAGGGTGCCAGTGCCACTAACAAAAAGCCCTACCGGAGCCACCAGAATAGTCTTGTTATTGGGGTCATGTAGTCTATATGGGAAATCCTGAATTGTTCTCCAGGTAGATTTTGGGCAGAATGTGAAAATTCTGGTGAAAAATTCACCTGATTTCTTTTCCACAATGACGAAAAGCTTATACTTGTCGTTCACATGATCATAACCGAATCCACAGACGCTGAATATACCGCCAATTTCAATCGGCTGAGATGTGAATCCGGTGCAGGGGTTCCACAGAATGGCACGACGGCCCAATAATCCATCCGCACGCTGCTCATCGTGCAAGCACAGCAATCCATTACAAGAGTCAATCATGCGAAGGTGGCGTCGTCCCTCATAGCCAACTACTTTGGTGGGTTCGTGGGGACGGTTCTCGAACACAGATCGGACGGAGAAAACTCCGATTGTGGGGTATGAGTGCCAGGTGCTATGATAGGCAATACGCGGGTGGGTCAAGGCTGGATCCATCGCCATTGAACGTCGAAGGTGGTCCTTGGCAAATTGGGAACTGGAAATTAGGGTTCTCCATGAACTGCAGACACTGTTCCTTAATCGAACGAGAGACCTTGCCGGAATCCTCAGCAGGATTTCCGCTATGAGCTCGTCCAGAAGGATAGGCGGTGGTTTTGTGGTGGTACAGCGGAGCAGTTCCGGCCACCCCTCGGTGGTTGTGACAACCTTGCCCTTCCTCGCAACAgtatcatcatcatcctcatcaGGAATGGGACCCCTCTTCATTCTCTACAACAGCAGGAATAAGAAATCAAAAACAATATAATTCTAACAAATCTACTCTCAAGATAAAACATACATTGAGATGAGATAGAGGAGGAGGAAGACGGCGGTCAGCAGGGGCACGGGGCTGCCGCAACTTCTTCGATGAAATTTTAGAACTCCGGAATCCGGATTATCTATCCAATGTTAGTTAACTAGTTAACCACTTATCTTCTCTCCTTCTCATGTATTCaacatatttatctttttttcttttcaaaacagaattttaaataatttatttcttaattatttaatttccatAATATCTTTCGTTATTACGTTCTGATTTTACTATGCTCAAGTGACCATCAAAGATTTTATCTTTGAATTAAATATAGACAATATTAACTTGATCAAATTGTTTTagtctataaaaaaatattttctcaataaagaaagatttgtttttcatttatttagtgtatttgttaaattttaataataaaaataaaatattaacaaaataattaaaaaaatctttttttctgGTTGATTGTAGATGAATTACATGCTGTTCTACTAGTGGCGGATTTCTTCAACAATTTCAACATTCTTACTTATCATAATTTTTTCTACTAGTAGATGATAGATGAAGTACATGCTGTACTACTAGTAGAAGAATTCTTCAACAGTCTCAACATAAAGAATACACAGAAATGCAGggaatgtattttttttaaatgaagtAAAGTATAATTTctcattattaattttataaatgagattaaaaaaatatataaaaaaagaataataaaaaatttaaaaattatactttatttttttaatttattttttttttacaattaaaagcatctattttttaaaaaagcaATTATTTGTGTAGTTATTATCTCTTTCAAATCAGAGgagataataattttattattatttatcaatcTTTTAAAATAGTTAACAAATCAAATCTAaatctcttttttgttttttttttactaaagatAAAAAACTCAAATCCATAACCTTTTAATTGAGTATGTAGAGACTATACCATTTGAACTATTACTCATTGACAtagtaataaaaattttaatattaaggtAAACATTTATAgtaataatataaatttgaaTATTATTAACAATCTTTCAAATCAGAGgagataataattttattattatttatcaatcTTTTAAAATAGTTAACAAATCAAATCTAaatctcttttttgttttttttttactaagaATAAAAACTCAAATCCATAACCTTTTAATTGAGTATGTAGAGACTATACCATTTGAACTATTACTCATTGACAtagtaataaaaattttaatattaaggtAAACATTTATAgtaataatataaatttgaaTATTATTAACAAATAAATCTATAATATACTTaaactttattattatataaaaatattagtaataatgTTAGAGATTATTATTTGATTATAGTGATAATGTTAGAGTTTAGTgtagtaataaattttaaatattttgatttaattaaaataatagtgataatgttagagattaattatttattatggTGATAATATTAGAGATTAGTGTAGTAATaatttttagatatttaaatttaattaaaataatagtgataattataaatattagtaGTAATAAATTATAGTAATAATGTTAGAGATTAGTGtagtaatttttattaagattaTGGATGtatgataataaattaattattgttattaatagattttaataataatttttattaaaatatgtaggtatgataataaaataattaatattaattgttattaataaatttattgcAGTAATGATTTTTATTAAGATTATACGTGTgatataacaaattaattattataagtTGTTATTAATATagtaataatttttatcaaGATTATATTATGCGTGTGTGATACTAAagacattaattattagtattaattgttaataataaatttgttgtagtaataatttttattaagatttaggtacgataataaaattattattattattattattattattattattattattattattattattattattattattattattacttttgctatataaatataaatagaaaattaagaataagagttgttatgataaaataattttgagtaGTTAATAATATAGTTAACATGATTATGTTTTATTGGTTATGGTTATGTGATAATGAAAATTTGATTctgttaaatttaatttattaactaaataAGATTATATTTGTTTAAGATGGTCAGTGGCTACGTTTTGTAGGATTTACCAATATTGTAATGTAACCACTAC
This sequence is a window from Arachis stenosperma cultivar V10309 chromosome 10, arast.V10309.gnm1.PFL2, whole genome shotgun sequence. Protein-coding genes within it:
- the LOC130954413 gene encoding F-box/kelch-repeat protein At3g44120-like, whose translation is MKRGPIPDEDDDDTVARKGKVVTTTEGWPELLRCTTTKPPPILLDELIAEILLRIPARSLVRLRNSVCSSWRTLISSSQFAKDHLRRSMAMDPALTHPRIAYHSTWHSYPTIGVFSVRSVFENRPHEPTKVVGYEGRRHLRMIDSCNGLLCLHDEQRADGLLGRRAILWNPCTGFTSQPIEIGGIFSVCGFGYDHVNDKYKLFVIVEKKSGEFFTRIFTFCPKSTWRTIQDFPYRLHDPNNKTILVAPVGLFVSGTGTLNWLLCSSRTSFVAVLSLDLVKETYSQISLPSRDSDDALRVFPQLATLRGCLCCLL